The proteins below are encoded in one region of Brachyspira hampsonii:
- a CDS encoding AzlC family ABC transporter permease, with protein sequence MNTKKHDLISALKYAFPFTIPVLVGYIFLGMAYGVLMKAKGLDTWLAVFLSLFAYCGSMQYTAINYLFLAPFNPLYAFMLTLIVNSRVGFYGISLASKFQNTGIIKPYLIYTLSDETFSILCSADIPENINKNAFLFFVSFINHMYWNIGTLLGCLIGSFITFNTKGLDFVLTALFVVIFTEQWLESKDHRGALIGLICSIPILIFKTNIFIILAMVLIFISISIIYKCNEDGKIYE encoded by the coding sequence ATGAATACTAAAAAACATGATTTAATTTCGGCATTAAAATATGCTTTTCCTTTTACTATACCTGTTCTTGTAGGGTATATATTTTTGGGTATGGCTTATGGTGTACTTATGAAAGCTAAAGGTCTTGATACTTGGCTTGCCGTTTTTTTAAGTTTATTTGCCTATTGCGGAAGCATGCAGTATACTGCTATTAATTATTTGTTTTTAGCCCCTTTTAACCCTTTATATGCTTTTATGCTTACATTAATAGTTAATTCAAGGGTAGGTTTTTATGGAATATCCCTTGCATCAAAATTTCAAAATACAGGAATTATAAAACCTTATTTAATATATACTTTAAGCGATGAAACTTTTTCTATATTATGCTCGGCAGATATACCAGAAAATATAAATAAAAATGCATTTCTTTTTTTTGTGTCTTTTATAAATCACATGTATTGGAATATAGGTACATTGCTTGGCTGTTTAATAGGCTCTTTTATTACTTTCAATACTAAAGGGCTTGATTTTGTTTTAACTGCTTTATTCGTAGTTATATTTACAGAACAATGGCTTGAAAGTAAAGATCATAGAGGTGCTTTGATTGGGCTTATATGCTCTATACCTATTTTAATATTTAAAACTAATATATTTATAATACTTGCTATGGTATTGATATTCATATCTATAAGTATAATTTATAAATGTAATGAAGATGGAAAAATATATGAATAA
- a CDS encoding copper homeostasis protein CutC, translated as MNTKIEICVDSIESCINAEKGGADRLELCGNMFEGGTTPSYGVLELAREKVNIPIYAMVRPRGGDFCYDDTEFEIMKREIKLMKELKIDGIVFGILTKEGNVDKERCDELLDLWGSSKATFHRAIDVSYDLNKACEDIISLGFERILTSGGEANVMNGIIKLKELVSKYNDKITIMPGSGINERNIEYIKDTLKANEYHMTANKTVNSLMEYRNENVFMGAALRPPEFSVKYTDENKVKNIKSKL; from the coding sequence ATGAATACCAAAATAGAAATATGCGTTGATTCTATAGAATCCTGTATAAATGCTGAAAAAGGCGGGGCTGACAGACTTGAGCTTTGCGGTAATATGTTTGAGGGAGGAACAACTCCTAGTTATGGTGTTTTGGAATTAGCAAGAGAAAAAGTGAATATACCAATATATGCAATGGTGCGTCCTAGAGGCGGAGATTTCTGCTATGATGATACAGAGTTTGAAATAATGAAAAGAGAAATAAAACTCATGAAAGAATTAAAAATTGACGGCATAGTATTCGGCATACTTACGAAAGAAGGAAATGTTGATAAAGAAAGGTGTGATGAACTATTAGATTTATGGGGAAGCAGTAAAGCTACTTTTCATAGGGCAATAGATGTAAGCTATGATTTGAATAAAGCATGCGAAGATATAATATCGCTTGGTTTTGAGAGAATACTCACTTCTGGAGGAGAGGCTAATGTTATGAACGGTATAATCAAATTAAAAGAATTAGTTTCAAAATATAATGATAAAATAACAATAATGCCCGGAAGCGGAATAAATGAAAGAAATATTGAATATATAAAAGACACTCTAAAAGCTAATGAATATCATATGACAGCAAATAAAACAGTTAATAGTTTAATGGAATACAGAAATGAAAATGTATTTATGGGAGCAGCTTTAAGACCTCCTGAGTTCAGTGTAAAATATACTGATGAGAACAAAGTTAAGAATATAAAATCAAAGCTATAA
- a CDS encoding 6-bladed beta-propeller, whose product MRIKLLAVIVLFLMTISLSYTFDKTPYYVNTETYDSYRELLRGVHYYNQERYDASIASFRNSLNTNPTDKFIRYWYSKALYKAGYMSLAINEWLNITRMGYEDPIILSKINKYDSANVVEEKKNTLSNFIYLKAFSTNLNFRKNINQPIQIKVMPDGSLYVLDYSDSALKKFDINGNLIGKISHGKRLERQQTSWWRNVLQFVAKVYPYEKLENPRGFDIDANGYIYIANTKKDKILKYDSNHNYITNIGVSGVSNGQLLGPSSVALDKDGNLYVSDTGNNRIAVFDIDGNFLFSFGKLGENEGEFFSPAGIAVNDQYIYVADMGNKRIQQFDLSGNYIQTIRHNLFNEPRGLSFAIDGNLYIADGSKVFYYDIIESDFTVFNNSERYTVTPTSVAEGGNGNIYLTDFMSGRIDVYTRKEEYYANLDVFVDREYLNRFPVVVASVTVRDRAMNPVIGLTPENFFVSENSTVAHKVNFYDAPELHEYRFIYLIEDSLAAKPYESKIKEEISNFTMSLTNNDEVLVIHYNDQVYKADNYDARNLRILENANAFHFTGGISALDDAYYEAVRLSGNSFKKTAIIHFSVTSPDDRVFDMMNFNDVASFAKNNAVSLNQVYIGTNKSNYFLDLMTKSTYGYVINADHSINYAGELNKMKNIDFGRYFIYYNSFKNLAQSGQFRALNVKVQYRDMYGEEEVGYVVP is encoded by the coding sequence ATGAGAATAAAACTTCTAGCGGTTATAGTTTTATTTTTAATGACTATATCGCTTTCATACACTTTCGACAAAACTCCGTATTATGTAAACACAGAAACTTATGACTCATACAGAGAGTTATTAAGAGGTGTGCATTATTATAATCAGGAACGATATGATGCATCCATAGCTAGTTTTAGAAACTCTCTTAATACAAATCCTACTGACAAGTTCATAAGATATTGGTATAGTAAGGCTTTATATAAAGCAGGATATATGTCTTTGGCGATTAATGAATGGCTTAATATTACCAGAATGGGTTATGAAGATCCTATAATACTTTCTAAAATTAATAAATATGATTCGGCAAATGTTGTTGAAGAGAAAAAGAATACTTTGAGTAATTTCATATATTTAAAAGCATTCTCTACTAATCTTAATTTTAGAAAAAATATAAATCAGCCTATACAGATAAAAGTAATGCCTGATGGAAGTTTATATGTCTTGGATTACAGTGATTCTGCTTTGAAAAAATTTGATATTAATGGAAATTTAATCGGTAAGATATCTCATGGAAAGAGGTTGGAAAGACAGCAGACTAGTTGGTGGAGAAATGTACTTCAGTTTGTAGCTAAAGTTTATCCTTATGAAAAATTAGAAAATCCTAGAGGTTTTGATATAGATGCAAACGGATATATATATATAGCAAATACAAAAAAAGATAAAATATTAAAATATGATTCTAATCATAATTATATTACAAATATTGGTGTATCTGGTGTAAGTAATGGACAGCTTCTTGGTCCTTCTTCAGTTGCTCTTGATAAAGATGGTAATTTATATGTTTCTGATACAGGAAATAATAGAATAGCGGTATTTGATATTGACGGAAATTTCTTATTTAGTTTTGGAAAACTTGGTGAAAATGAAGGAGAGTTCTTTTCTCCTGCAGGTATAGCTGTTAATGATCAATATATTTATGTTGCAGATATGGGTAATAAAAGAATACAGCAATTTGATTTGAGCGGTAACTATATTCAAACTATCAGACATAATTTATTTAATGAGCCTAGAGGTTTATCTTTTGCCATAGATGGAAACCTTTATATAGCTGATGGAAGTAAAGTTTTTTATTATGATATAATTGAATCTGATTTTACAGTATTTAATAATTCCGAGAGATATACTGTAACGCCTACTTCTGTTGCTGAGGGGGGTAATGGAAATATATATTTGACAGACTTTATGTCTGGAAGAATAGATGTATATACTAGAAAAGAAGAGTATTATGCTAACTTAGATGTATTTGTAGACAGAGAATATTTGAATAGATTTCCTGTTGTTGTAGCTTCTGTTACAGTAAGAGATAGAGCTATGAATCCTGTTATTGGATTAACTCCGGAAAATTTCTTTGTTAGTGAGAATTCAACTGTAGCTCATAAAGTTAATTTCTATGATGCTCCTGAATTGCATGAATACAGATTTATATATTTGATAGAGGATAGCCTTGCTGCTAAACCTTATGAGAGTAAAATAAAAGAAGAAATCAGCAACTTCACTATGAGTTTAACTAATAATGATGAAGTTTTAGTTATACATTATAATGATCAGGTTTATAAGGCTGATAATTATGATGCAAGAAATTTAAGAATACTTGAAAATGCTAATGCTTTCCATTTTACAGGAGGAATATCAGCTTTAGATGATGCTTATTATGAAGCGGTAAGACTTTCAGGAAATAGTTTTAAGAAAACTGCTATTATACATTTTTCAGTAACTAGTCCTGATGACAGAGTATTTGATATGATGAACTTTAATGATGTGGCAAGTTTTGCTAAAAATAATGCTGTGTCATTAAACCAAGTTTATATCGGTACGAATAAATCTAATTATTTCTTGGATTTAATGACTAAAAGTACTTATGGTTATGTTATAAATGCTGATCACTCTATAAATTATGCAGGCGAGCTTAATAAGATGAAGAATATAGATTTTGGAAGATATTTCATATACTATAATAGCTTTAAAAATTTAGCTCAGTCAGGGCAGTTTAGGGCTTTGAATGTAAAAGTACAGTATAGAGATATGTATGGTGAAGAAGAAGTTGGTTATGTAGTGCCATAA
- a CDS encoding branched-chain amino acid transporter permease — MNNTEIFVTALMIVIATAFLRFLPFIIINKSLSENRYVQFLGKVLPYSMIALLVIYCLKDINIIKFPYALPELISIAIIIILHVIKRNVLISIGAGTIIYMFLVQVIFV, encoded by the coding sequence ATGAATAATACAGAAATATTTGTAACAGCTTTGATGATTGTAATAGCAACTGCTTTTTTAAGGTTTCTTCCTTTTATCATAATAAATAAATCATTATCTGAAAATAGATATGTACAGTTTTTAGGGAAAGTGCTTCCTTATTCTATGATAGCACTTCTTGTAATATATTGTTTGAAAGATATAAATATTATAAAATTTCCTTATGCATTGCCGGAATTAATATCTATAGCAATTATAATCATTTTGCATGTAATAAAAAGAAATGTTTTAATAAGTATAGGAGCAGGTACTATAATTTATATGTTTTTGGTGCAGGTGATATTTGTATAA
- the lepB gene encoding signal peptidase I, which produces MTNKKQILEIILASLSAVLIAGFIRIFFFDTYIVTNKSMEPTFFEGDQILLLKKNFIFNRIKNFDVVVFNYHDTNLVKRVIGIEGDKVEIKDGGLYLNDNLIEHEYYIFSSEDDGLYILGNNQYFVLGDNIKVSEDSRYFGLIDEKDIKGQVILIFSPKKRFQLFNNIFHHNNISE; this is translated from the coding sequence ATGACAAATAAAAAACAAATTTTAGAGATAATATTAGCTTCATTAAGTGCCGTTTTGATAGCCGGATTTATTAGAATATTTTTCTTTGATACATATATTGTTACTAATAAATCTATGGAGCCTACTTTTTTTGAGGGAGATCAAATACTCCTTTTAAAAAAGAATTTTATATTTAATAGAATTAAAAATTTCGATGTTGTAGTATTTAATTATCATGATACAAATCTCGTAAAAAGAGTTATAGGAATAGAGGGCGATAAAGTAGAAATAAAAGACGGCGGACTTTATTTAAATGACAACCTTATAGAACATGAATATTATATATTTTCAAGCGAAGATGACGGACTCTATATTTTAGGAAATAATCAGTATTTCGTTTTGGGAGATAATATAAAGGTAAGCGAGGACAGCAGATATTTTGGGCTTATAGATGAAAAAGATATAAAAGGACAAGTTATACTAATCTTCAGCCCTAAAAAAAGATTTCAGCTATTTAATAATATTTTTCATCATAATAATATTTCAGAATAA
- a CDS encoding lytic transglycosylase domain-containing protein: protein MIESVQRIQARIGEIEETFNKLGFAPINTPLPSKPFAEHLNDAMAENNTENKINNIDGSIVNDTNKKLDNGKVISGDTSSDAFKGNISFGVYEGNTNNFAKAINAYKKASVESFPTKYDDIIKEAAEKYSLPENLIKAVIKQESNYVPNAVSHKGAVGLMQIMPKTGVGLGITDEQMLKDPYTNIMAGSRYLSQMLNRYNGRLDLSLSAYNAGPALVDRLQRIPNIEETQNYVKNIIGYIK, encoded by the coding sequence ATGATAGAATCTGTACAAAGAATACAAGCAAGAATAGGTGAGATTGAGGAAACTTTTAATAAACTAGGATTTGCTCCTATTAATACTCCGCTTCCTTCAAAACCGTTTGCTGAACATTTGAATGATGCTATGGCTGAAAATAATACTGAAAACAAAATAAATAATATTGATGGTTCTATAGTTAATGATACAAATAAAAAATTAGATAACGGCAAGGTTATTAGTGGAGATACTTCTTCAGATGCTTTTAAGGGAAATATATCTTTTGGAGTTTATGAAGGAAATACAAATAATTTTGCTAAGGCTATCAATGCTTATAAGAAGGCTTCGGTAGAAAGTTTCCCTACTAAGTATGATGATATAATTAAAGAGGCAGCTGAAAAATATTCTTTGCCTGAAAATTTGATAAAAGCAGTTATAAAGCAGGAATCAAACTATGTACCTAATGCCGTTAGTCATAAGGGTGCTGTAGGTTTGATGCAGATAATGCCTAAGACAGGTGTTGGTTTAGGCATTACAGATGAACAGATGCTTAAAGATCCGTATACTAATATTATGGCTGGAAGCAGATATTTATCTCAAATGCTAAACAGGTATAATGGAAGACTTGATTTGTCGCTGTCAGCTTATAATGCAGGACCTGCTTTGGTAGATAGATTACAGAGGATTCCTAATATAGAGGAAACTCAGAATTATGTTAAAAACATTATAGGGTATATAAAGTAA
- a CDS encoding flagellar FliJ family protein, with amino-acid sequence MKRFDFKLEPLYKLRKNIEKQKQAEVAEVSALYNKEKDGKESCISKINDGIRIVDSIEDDNEMLTMSIYLGEYITALNSQITIHEDNMAEISVELRKRQEVLQEASRQRRAVELLKEKKLLEYKKLMNKEEQAKLDEWKKEYIASDAYEY; translated from the coding sequence ATGAAGAGATTTGATTTTAAACTTGAGCCTTTATATAAACTTAGAAAAAATATAGAAAAGCAAAAACAGGCTGAGGTAGCTGAGGTTTCTGCTTTATATAATAAAGAAAAAGATGGAAAAGAAAGCTGCATTTCAAAAATTAATGATGGAATAAGGATAGTAGATAGTATAGAAGATGATAATGAAATGCTTACTATGAGTATTTATTTGGGGGAATATATAACAGCCTTAAACTCACAGATAACTATTCATGAAGATAATATGGCTGAAATAAGTGTGGAGCTTAGAAAAAGGCAGGAAGTTTTGCAGGAGGCTTCAAGACAGAGAAGGGCAGTTGAACTTTTGAAAGAAAAGAAATTATTAGAATATAAAAAATTAATGAATAAAGAAGAACAAGCTAAGCTAGATGAATGGAAAAAAGAGTATATTGCTAGCGATGCTTATGAATATTAA
- a CDS encoding NUDIX domain-containing protein gives MQEHTNNNFTNALKIKEHIKYQFKYCPYCGEKDSFIFNDIKIFQCSKCKRTYFINPASAVGVVIETPNGIVFVERKFEPKKGYIDMPGGFCEPYERAEDTAVREVFEETNIKLNDIHFFMSGANEYIYDGIMYVTTDIFFYSKLDYIPDAAANDDASKVIFIKREDIDFEKIAFESAKDAFSYYINNF, from the coding sequence ATGCAAGAACATACTAATAATAATTTTACAAATGCGTTAAAAATAAAAGAACATATTAAATATCAATTTAAATATTGTCCTTATTGCGGAGAAAAAGATTCTTTTATTTTTAATGATATAAAGATTTTTCAATGTTCAAAATGTAAAAGAACATATTTTATTAATCCGGCATCAGCTGTAGGAGTTGTAATAGAAACACCAAATGGGATAGTATTCGTTGAAAGGAAATTTGAACCTAAAAAAGGTTATATAGATATGCCGGGAGGTTTTTGCGAGCCTTATGAAAGGGCTGAAGACACTGCTGTTAGGGAAGTTTTTGAGGAGACAAATATAAAATTAAATGATATACATTTTTTTATGAGCGGAGCTAATGAATATATATATGATGGTATTATGTATGTTACAACAGATATATTCTTTTATTCAAAATTAGATTATATCCCAGATGCTGCTGCGAATGATGATGCTTCAAAAGTTATTTTTATAAAAAGGGAAGATATTGATTTTGAAAAAATAGCTTTTGAATCTGCAAAAGATGCTTTTTCTTATTACATTAATAATTTTTAA